The following proteins are encoded in a genomic region of Haloarcula marina:
- a CDS encoding extracellular solute-binding protein, which yields MSEHRLRRRAFLGSVGATAALGLAGCRGGGGGGGTGSGGSDDGDSGGTTDTTSGGQLGDSMTIFHAGSLAPPFSEAEPGFEAEYGVDVTREAKGSVASTQKITQQGRRADVLGVSDFRLIRNRILPDFGGWYAIFTTNSMSIQYREDSPGADDISADNWWEVLTRDGVTIGHSDPAVDPGGYRAVMTQQLGKETFDGERLYDESTYQALRDNSVAPTGTETNLEGQLESGELDYVMYYQSISSTSGKPFIDLQPEVDLSQATSEYAQHYAKAEVETNSGTFTGAPIAYGITVPDVAQASGGGAQWVEYFATDPGRTILEEQGLVPVDPVVVPDSGSDAVPDNVMNVASAQSSLGPLEL from the coding sequence ATGTCGGAACACCGGCTCAGACGACGCGCGTTCCTCGGGAGCGTCGGTGCGACGGCCGCGCTCGGACTCGCTGGCTGTCGCGGCGGCGGCGGTGGCGGCGGGACCGGTAGCGGCGGGAGTGACGACGGCGACAGTGGCGGGACAACCGACACTACGTCGGGGGGGCAACTCGGTGATTCGATGACCATCTTCCACGCCGGGTCGCTGGCCCCACCGTTCAGCGAGGCCGAACCGGGGTTCGAGGCGGAGTACGGCGTCGACGTGACCCGCGAGGCGAAGGGGTCGGTCGCCTCCACGCAGAAGATAACCCAGCAGGGTCGCCGGGCCGACGTGCTGGGCGTCTCGGACTTCCGACTCATCCGGAACCGGATTCTCCCCGACTTCGGCGGTTGGTACGCCATCTTCACGACCAACTCGATGTCCATCCAGTACCGCGAGGACTCGCCGGGGGCCGACGATATCTCGGCGGACAACTGGTGGGAGGTGTTGACCCGCGACGGCGTCACCATCGGGCACTCGGACCCGGCGGTCGACCCGGGCGGCTACCGAGCGGTGATGACCCAGCAACTCGGCAAAGAGACGTTCGACGGCGAGCGACTGTACGACGAGTCGACCTATCAGGCGCTCCGTGACAACTCCGTGGCCCCGACGGGCACGGAGACGAATCTGGAGGGCCAACTGGAGAGCGGCGAACTGGACTACGTGATGTACTACCAGTCCATCTCCAGCACCTCGGGCAAGCCCTTCATCGACCTGCAACCCGAAGTCGACCTCTCGCAGGCCACCAGCGAGTACGCCCAACACTACGCGAAGGCCGAGGTGGAGACGAACAGCGGGACGTTCACCGGCGCGCCCATCGCCTACGGTATCACCGTCCCGGACGTGGCACAGGCGTCCGGCGGGGGCGCGCAGTGGGTCGAGTACTTCGCCACCGACCCCGGTCGGACCATCCTCGAAGAACAGGGGCTGGTGCCGGTCGACCCCGTCGTCGTCCCCGACAGCGGGTCCGACGCGGTCCCCGACAACGTCATGAACGTCGCCAGTGCCCAGTCTTCCCTCGGGCCGCTGGAGTTGTAG
- a CDS encoding TOBE domain-containing protein, with protein sequence MDASVTVQLQADGVAFTAADADLLRAVRAEGSVSGATAALGRSRARALDRIETLDGAFGPLVDRQRGGASGGGSELTPAAEDLLRRFARLQATVASTASVEECVLSGRVTGRDGELGVVATDAGDVRARLVAGPSGETPTVGTAVQVSVRSDAVTLHAPTDAPAGESTSARNRFEGEVLAVDEGATIVVARIDIGTSDPLSALLTRDSLDRLGLRPGSRVVASFKATATRAIPTE encoded by the coding sequence ATGGACGCCAGCGTCACGGTGCAGTTACAGGCCGACGGCGTCGCCTTCACCGCGGCGGACGCCGACCTCCTCCGTGCGGTCCGTGCCGAGGGGTCTGTCAGCGGCGCGACGGCGGCCCTCGGTCGGTCCAGAGCGCGCGCACTCGACCGCATCGAGACGCTCGACGGCGCGTTCGGACCGCTCGTCGACCGACAGCGCGGCGGCGCGAGCGGCGGCGGGAGCGAACTCACCCCGGCGGCCGAGGACCTGCTACGCCGCTTCGCGCGGTTGCAGGCGACCGTCGCCAGCACCGCCAGCGTCGAGGAGTGCGTGCTGTCCGGCCGCGTGACCGGCCGGGACGGCGAACTCGGGGTGGTGGCGACCGACGCCGGTGACGTGCGGGCGCGACTGGTGGCCGGGCCCTCGGGTGAGACGCCGACCGTCGGGACGGCCGTGCAAGTGAGCGTCCGGTCGGACGCGGTGACGCTACACGCGCCCACGGACGCGCCAGCGGGAGAGAGCACGAGCGCCCGGAACCGCTTCGAGGGGGAGGTGCTGGCCGTCGACGAGGGGGCGACCATCGTCGTCGCACGCATCGACATCGGCACTTCGGACCCGCTGTCGGCGCTGCTCACTCGGGACAGCCTCGACCGACTGGGCCTGCGCCCGGGGAGTCGCGTCGTCGCCTCGTTCAAGGCGACCGCGACCCGAGCGATTCCGACCGAGTGA
- the moaA gene encoding GTP 3',8-cyclase MoaA has protein sequence MLEDEFGREVSGVRVSLTDRCNFDCVYCHNEGLGDTRGPMDPQDDELSTDTVVRFLEVAREYGVEAVKFTGGEPMLRDDLEEIVRRAPDDMAVSMTTNGTFLPGRAEALVDAGLERVNVSQDALDADAFAELTQSGAYERVLEGVEAALDAGLAPVKLNMVVFEPTAGYVPGMVDHVAANDGLQLQLIEYMPELAGHPEWAIDIQRVHDWLEDRADHVETREMHDRKRYFVSSDAETAEAAQTAATDGGVRAGDGLGMVEIVDPVGNAEFCANCHRVRLAHDGYLKGCLNRNDDLVAIGETKAAMRDAFEKTVAERVPYYGEYLVEDDEGGWTMNEAYLDSKGDRTPYEYADE, from the coding sequence ATGCTGGAGGACGAGTTCGGTCGAGAAGTGTCCGGGGTCCGCGTCTCGCTGACCGACCGGTGTAACTTCGACTGCGTCTACTGCCACAACGAGGGACTGGGGGATACGCGCGGCCCAATGGACCCGCAGGACGACGAACTCTCGACCGACACCGTCGTTCGATTTCTGGAGGTCGCTCGGGAGTACGGCGTCGAGGCCGTGAAGTTCACGGGCGGCGAACCGATGCTCCGCGACGACCTCGAAGAAATCGTCCGGCGCGCGCCCGATGACATGGCGGTGTCGATGACGACCAACGGGACCTTTCTGCCCGGTCGCGCCGAGGCCCTCGTCGACGCGGGCCTCGAACGCGTCAACGTCTCCCAGGACGCCCTCGACGCCGACGCCTTCGCCGAACTGACCCAGAGCGGCGCGTACGAGCGAGTGCTGGAGGGCGTCGAGGCGGCGCTGGACGCCGGTCTCGCCCCGGTGAAACTGAACATGGTCGTCTTCGAACCGACGGCGGGGTACGTACCGGGGATGGTCGACCACGTCGCCGCGAACGACGGCCTCCAACTGCAACTCATCGAGTACATGCCGGAACTGGCGGGCCATCCCGAGTGGGCCATCGACATCCAGCGGGTCCACGACTGGCTGGAGGACCGCGCGGACCACGTCGAGACGCGCGAGATGCACGACCGCAAGCGCTACTTCGTCAGCAGCGACGCCGAGACGGCCGAAGCGGCACAGACCGCGGCGACCGACGGCGGCGTCCGCGCGGGGGACGGCCTCGGCATGGTCGAAATCGTCGACCCCGTCGGCAACGCCGAGTTCTGCGCGAACTGCCACCGGGTTCGGCTAGCTCACGACGGCTACCTGAAGGGGTGTCTCAACCGCAACGACGACCTCGTCGCCATCGGCGAGACGAAGGCAGCGATGCGCGATGCCTTCGAGAAGACCGTCGCCGAGCGAGTGCCCTACTACGGCGAGTATCTGGTCGAAGACGACGAGGGCGGCTGGACGATGAACGAGGCGTATCTCGACAGCAAGGGGGACCGAACCCCCTACGAGTACGCCGACGAGTAA
- a CDS encoding ABC transporter permease, translating to MATGTDTRLTLAAVSRRSLVATFGLLQATAFVAAYSLDRPTWYAYFLVGSVAVTAYALDGSPFTVATATVGSLLVVALGLPLFMFVARQSPSLIVEKALSSEVHRVLYLGVYGPLLAAVVSLVLGVPLAHLLAEGFPGQQFVESLVDLPLVVPHSVAGIIVLFGFGRGGAFPSVSVLGSMVGMVLAMTFVAAPYAVNTTRESFETIDDRLSYASRIHGANRWETFRRVTGPLAVRGMITGGVLAWARAVSEFGAVAVVAYSVQFFYPPAGQRVTAQHAPVFVYNTYLQGGLDESGAVAFLLLAVSAVIFLAVRYLTDDGGVGGMP from the coding sequence ATGGCGACAGGTACTGACACGCGACTCACGCTGGCGGCGGTCAGCCGTCGCTCGCTCGTGGCGACGTTCGGCCTCCTGCAGGCGACGGCGTTCGTCGCCGCGTACTCGCTGGACCGGCCGACGTGGTACGCCTACTTCCTCGTTGGGAGCGTCGCCGTCACCGCCTACGCGCTCGACGGGTCGCCGTTCACCGTGGCGACGGCCACCGTCGGGAGTCTCCTCGTGGTCGCACTGGGCCTGCCGCTGTTCATGTTCGTCGCCCGGCAGTCGCCCTCGCTAATCGTCGAGAAGGCGCTTTCCTCGGAGGTCCATCGGGTGCTGTATCTGGGCGTCTACGGGCCGCTGCTGGCCGCGGTGGTGAGTCTCGTGCTGGGAGTCCCCCTCGCGCACCTGCTCGCGGAGGGCTTTCCGGGACAGCAGTTCGTCGAGAGTCTCGTGGACCTGCCGCTGGTGGTTCCCCACTCCGTGGCGGGCATCATCGTCCTCTTCGGCTTCGGGCGGGGCGGGGCGTTCCCGAGCGTCTCCGTCCTCGGGTCGATGGTCGGGATGGTGCTGGCGATGACGTTCGTCGCCGCGCCCTACGCCGTCAACACCACCCGCGAGTCGTTCGAGACAATCGACGACAGGCTCTCGTACGCCTCGCGCATCCACGGCGCGAACCGGTGGGAGACGTTCCGCCGGGTCACCGGACCGCTGGCGGTCCGGGGGATGATTACCGGCGGCGTCCTCGCCTGGGCGCGGGCCGTCTCGGAGTTCGGGGCCGTCGCCGTCGTCGCCTACAGCGTCCAGTTCTTCTATCCGCCCGCCGGGCAGCGCGTGACCGCACAGCACGCGCCGGTGTTCGTCTACAACACGTACCTGCAGGGCGGACTGGACGAGAGCGGGGCCGTGGCCTTCCTCCTGCTGGCCGTCTCGG